In Planctomycetaceae bacterium, the DNA window ACTAATTATCAGTAAGCAATAAACGGAGGAAGCAATGATTCAGATTCGAAAAGCACACGACCGGGGCCACGCCTACCACGGATGGCTGGACACTCACCACACGTTCTCATTCTCAACGTACCGAGACCCCGATCATATGGGTTTCCGCTCGCTGCGCGTGATGAATGAGGACATCGTGGCTCCGGGTCAGGGATTCGGGACGCACCCGCATCACGACATGGAAATTGTGACGTACGTCCTTGAAGGGGCCCTGGAACATAAGGACTCAATGGGCAATGGCGAAATTCTCCGGCCAGGTGAGTTTCAGCGAATGTCAGCGGGCACCGGGATCACGCACAGCGAGTTTAACCCGTCGGATTCCGAGCCCGTTCATCTGTACCAGATTTGGCTGTTCCCAGAACGCAAAGGAATCGAGCCGAGCTATGAGCAGAAACAATTTCCCATTGAGGAGCGGCAGAACCGT includes these proteins:
- a CDS encoding pirin family protein; translated protein: MIQIRKAHDRGHAYHGWLDTHHTFSFSTYRDPDHMGFRSLRVMNEDIVAPGQGFGTHPHHDMEIVTYVLEGALEHKDSMGNGEILRPGEFQRMSAGTGITHSEFNPSDSEPVHLYQIWLFPERKGIEPSYEQKQFPIEERQNRLRLVASQNAENGSLLIHQDARIYLSKIDAGHKVKHELLPGRYAWLQVLRGLVVLNGTAFNGITLGSSDGAAISDETILTIQANEDAEIMLFDLA